A DNA window from Halomonas zincidurans B6 contains the following coding sequences:
- the miaA gene encoding tRNA (adenosine(37)-N6)-dimethylallyltransferase MiaA: MNGASDKRPLAILLMGPTASGKTELAMALHERLGAELISVDSAMVYRGMDIGTAKPSAAELARAPHRLIDIRDPGEPYSAAEFRDDAHREMSNISAAGKLPLLVGGTMLYYRSLLGGVARLPAADPALRAELEAWAAERGLGVLHEELARVDPESAARIHPNDPQRLMRALEVQCLSGRSMSALWREQPAETFPWRTLSIGLAPADRAVLHERIARRFDTMLEQGFLDEVVALRERDLSPDLPALKSVGYRQAWAYLDGQYDRATLRDKGVIATRQLAKRQLTWLRAWPALRWIDSCAPSPLGEALKIVRQCST; the protein is encoded by the coding sequence ATGAACGGCGCGAGCGATAAGCGGCCGCTGGCGATCCTGCTGATGGGGCCCACGGCGTCCGGCAAGACCGAGTTGGCGATGGCGCTGCACGAGCGCCTGGGCGCGGAGCTGATCAGCGTCGATTCGGCGATGGTCTATCGCGGCATGGACATTGGCACCGCCAAGCCTTCCGCCGCCGAGCTGGCCCGCGCGCCGCACCGCCTGATCGATATCCGCGACCCCGGCGAACCCTATTCGGCCGCCGAGTTTCGCGACGACGCGCACCGCGAGATGAGTAATATCAGTGCCGCCGGCAAGCTCCCGCTGCTGGTCGGCGGCACCATGCTCTATTATCGTAGCCTGCTGGGCGGCGTCGCCCGACTGCCTGCCGCGGATCCGGCGCTGCGCGCCGAGCTCGAGGCCTGGGCGGCCGAGCGCGGCCTGGGCGTCCTGCACGAGGAGCTGGCGCGGGTCGATCCCGAGTCGGCGGCGCGCATTCACCCCAACGATCCGCAGCGGTTGATGCGCGCCCTGGAGGTACAGTGTCTGAGCGGCCGATCGATGAGTGCGCTGTGGCGTGAACAGCCAGCCGAAACCTTTCCCTGGCGGACGTTGTCCATAGGGCTCGCGCCTGCCGATCGGGCGGTGCTGCATGAACGTATCGCCCGGCGCTTCGACACCATGCTCGAGCAGGGCTTTCTCGACGAGGTAGTCGCGCTGCGCGAGCGGGATCTGAGCCCCGACCTGCCGGCACTGAAAAGCGTCGGCTATCGACAGGCGTGGGCGTATCTCGACGGTCAGTACGATCGAGCTACGCTACGCGACAAGGGAGTGATCGCGACTCGCCAGCTGGCCAAGCGCCAACTGACCTGGCTACGCGCCTGGCCGGCGTTGAGATGGATTGACTCGTGTGCGCCTTCGCCGCTCGGCGAGGCCTTGAAAATCGTGCGCCAATGCAGCACTTAG
- the hfq gene encoding RNA chaperone Hfq — protein MSKGQSLQDPYLNILRKERIPVSIFLVNGIKLQGQIESFDQFVILLRNTVSQMVYKHAISTVVPSRNVRLPAQDPNMAGQED, from the coding sequence ATGTCCAAAGGGCAGTCCCTTCAAGACCCGTACCTGAACATCCTGCGCAAGGAACGCATTCCGGTGTCGATTTTCCTGGTCAACGGAATCAAGCTGCAGGGTCAGATCGAGTCCTTCGACCAATTCGTGATTCTGCTGCGTAACACCGTCAGCCAGATGGTCTACAAGCATGCCATCTCTACGGTGGTGCCGTCACGCAATGTGCGTCTTCCGGCCCAGGATCCCAATATGGCCGGGCAGGAAGATTGA
- the hflX gene encoding ribosome rescue GTPase HflX, translating into MFFERPDAGETAVLVHVDFHDEQEREDPGEFLELVRSAGAEPATLMQGSRRRPDPRAFIGSGKVEELRELLAVHHAELVIFNHTLSPSQERNLERSLKCRVLDRTGLILDIFAQRARTHEGKLQVELAQLEYMSTRLVRGWTHLERQKGGIGLRGPGETQLETDRRLLRARIKAIHKRLDKVRSQREQNRRARSRAEIPSVSLVGYTNAGKSTLFNALTASTVYTADQLFATLDPTLRRLDVADVGPVVIADTVGFIRHLPHKLVEAFQATLQEANEASLLIHVIDCADPEREQNIAEVNSVLEEIGADAVPCLRVMNKIDLLDSAPRIERDGHGVPEEVWVSAQQGSGFDLLHQALSERLAEDLLDLELTLTPDQGRLRAGLHELDAVRSERFDDQGRSLLTIRLPRREFMQLLARLGEKAEDYLPPEDLAPPIWADGVRE; encoded by the coding sequence TTGTTTTTCGAACGTCCCGACGCCGGTGAAACGGCGGTTCTCGTCCATGTCGATTTCCATGACGAGCAAGAGCGTGAAGACCCGGGTGAATTCCTGGAACTGGTGCGTTCCGCGGGCGCCGAGCCGGCGACCCTCATGCAGGGAAGCCGGCGTCGGCCCGATCCGCGTGCTTTCATCGGCAGCGGCAAGGTGGAGGAGTTACGCGAGTTGCTTGCCGTTCACCACGCCGAGCTGGTGATTTTCAACCATACCTTGAGTCCCTCCCAGGAACGCAACCTCGAGCGTTCCTTGAAATGTCGCGTGCTCGACCGCACCGGGCTGATCCTCGACATCTTCGCCCAGCGCGCCCGGACCCATGAAGGCAAGCTGCAGGTGGAGCTGGCTCAGCTCGAATACATGTCCACGCGGCTGGTGCGGGGCTGGACTCACCTGGAGCGCCAGAAGGGCGGCATCGGCCTGCGCGGGCCGGGTGAAACCCAGCTCGAGACCGACCGCCGGTTGCTGCGTGCGCGGATCAAGGCGATTCACAAGCGGCTCGACAAGGTGCGCAGCCAGCGCGAGCAGAACCGCCGGGCGCGCTCGCGGGCCGAAATTCCCAGTGTCTCGCTGGTCGGCTACACCAACGCCGGCAAGTCGACGCTGTTCAACGCCTTGACCGCCTCGACGGTGTATACCGCCGATCAGTTGTTCGCGACACTCGATCCGACCCTGCGCCGGCTCGACGTGGCCGATGTGGGACCGGTGGTGATCGCCGATACCGTGGGGTTCATTCGCCACTTGCCCCACAAGCTGGTGGAGGCCTTCCAGGCCACGCTGCAAGAGGCCAACGAAGCCTCGTTGCTGATCCATGTGATCGATTGCGCCGACCCCGAACGCGAGCAGAACATCGCCGAAGTCAATTCGGTGCTCGAGGAGATCGGCGCCGATGCAGTGCCCTGCCTGCGGGTGATGAACAAGATCGATCTGCTCGACAGCGCGCCGCGTATCGAGCGTGACGGCCACGGCGTACCCGAGGAAGTATGGGTTTCGGCACAACAGGGCAGCGGTTTCGATCTGCTGCATCAGGCATTGTCCGAGCGTCTGGCCGAGGACTTGCTCGATCTGGAGCTGACGTTGACGCCTGATCAGGGTAGGCTACGGGCGGGGTTGCACGAGCTGGACGCGGTCCGCAGCGAGCGTTTCGACGACCAGGGCCGCAGCCTGCTGACGATTCGCCTGCCACGGCGCGAATTCATGCAACTGCTCGCCCGGCTGGGCGAGAAAGCCGAGGACTACCTGCCACCGGAGGATCTGGCGCCGCCGATCTGGGCCGATGGTGTCCGAGAATAA
- the hflK gene encoding FtsH protease activity modulator HflK, whose product MAWNEPGGGGKQHDPWSGGGRRGGGGNGNGGGGNNNQGPPDLDEALKKFQDKLNRMLGGRGKRGGGGNGGGGGGKRSVFALPGLLAIIVLAIWAASGFYLVDQSERGVVLRFGKFEQIVNPGLQWNPPIIDDVRMVNVTGVRSVSQTKSMLTRDENIVKVDISAQYQVADPRDYALNVRTPDLSIENALDSALRQVVGGTDMDEILTSGRALLADTVSTRLQTYLDSYGLGVRILAINIESTSAPDAVQDAFDDVIKAREDRQRLINDAIGYANAIIPEAQGQAQRLIEQAQGYRESVVAKAQGESNRFNSLLTEYRQAPQVMRDRMYLDTMTEVLSNTSKVLIDINKSSPLMVLPLDKLNRGNASGADSQQDVNVTPSLIEQLRNNSAGSSNSSQTSGIRREGRQ is encoded by the coding sequence ATGGCTTGGAATGAGCCGGGTGGGGGTGGCAAGCAGCACGACCCCTGGAGTGGCGGTGGCCGACGTGGCGGCGGCGGTAACGGCAATGGTGGTGGCGGTAACAACAACCAGGGCCCGCCGGATCTGGACGAGGCGCTGAAGAAATTCCAGGACAAGCTCAATCGCATGCTCGGCGGTCGCGGCAAGCGTGGCGGCGGCGGCAATGGTGGCGGCGGTGGCGGTAAGCGCAGTGTCTTCGCGCTGCCGGGGCTGCTTGCGATAATTGTCCTGGCAATCTGGGCGGCGTCCGGCTTCTATCTGGTCGATCAGTCGGAGCGTGGGGTGGTGCTGCGCTTCGGCAAGTTCGAGCAAATCGTCAATCCCGGCTTGCAATGGAACCCGCCGATCATCGACGACGTGCGCATGGTCAACGTCACCGGAGTACGTTCGGTATCCCAGACCAAGTCGATGCTGACCCGCGACGAGAACATCGTTAAGGTCGATATTTCCGCCCAGTATCAGGTGGCCGATCCGCGCGACTATGCACTCAATGTGCGTACGCCCGATCTTTCCATCGAGAATGCCCTTGATTCGGCGCTGCGCCAGGTAGTCGGCGGCACCGATATGGACGAAATTCTGACCTCGGGACGCGCATTGCTGGCGGATACCGTTTCCACGCGTCTGCAGACCTATCTCGATAGCTATGGCCTCGGAGTGCGCATTCTGGCGATCAACATCGAGTCGACCTCGGCTCCGGACGCGGTTCAGGACGCCTTCGATGACGTGATCAAGGCGCGCGAGGATCGCCAGCGGCTGATCAACGATGCGATCGGCTACGCCAATGCAATCATTCCCGAAGCCCAGGGTCAGGCTCAACGCCTGATCGAGCAGGCGCAGGGCTATCGTGAATCGGTGGTTGCCAAGGCTCAGGGTGAATCCAATCGCTTCAATTCATTGCTGACCGAATATCGCCAGGCACCCCAGGTGATGCGCGACCGCATGTATCTGGATACCATGACCGAGGTGTTGTCGAATACCAGCAAGGTGTTGATCGATATCAACAAAAGCAGTCCGCTCATGGTGCTGCCGCTCGACAAGCTGAACCGTGGCAACGCCAGCGGCGCCGATTCGCAGCAGGACGTCAATGTCACGCCGTCGCTGATCGAGCAGTTGCGCAACAACTCGGCAGGCAGCAGCAACTCGTCGCAGACGAGCGGTATCCGCAGGGAGGGTCGTCAATGA